The DNA window CAAGGTTTTTAATCGGATTCTTTCATATGAGCCAAGTATACCATGGAAGGCAGCGTCTCCAAGTGTCTTGTCCGGGCGATCCTCGCGGGAGTGTGCATCAGCATAGGCGGTTGCGTCTACGTAGGATGCGAGGTGAAATGGGTCGGGGCGATCCTGTTCGCCGTCGGTCTGTCCACAATCCTGCTGTACGGCTTCGATCTTTACACCGGGAAAGTCGGGTACATCGTGGAGAATGACCGCTCCTTCATACCGAAAGTGGCGCTGATCCTGGTCGGGAATTTCATCGGAACTTTGGCTGTGGGCCTCATGATCCCGATGGAAGGGGCGGAAGCTCTCGCCCTCAGGAAACTGGAATCGTTCGAGTTCTTGCCGACGCTGTTCAAGGGCGTCATGTGCGGCATGCTGATGTTCATAGCCGCGGACACGTACAAACACGGGAAGGGTTTGGTGCCGACGTTCTTCTGCGTCCCTGTGTTCATTCTCGCGGGATTCGAGCACAGCATCGCGGACATGTTCTATTTCTGCTCCGGGATGGTCTTCAATTTGGATGCGCTGGCGTTCATACTGGTCGTGGCATTGGGCAACGCCATAGGGGGTATGCTCATCCCGCTCGGAAGGAAATATATGTACGAGAAGCCGGGCGACGGGATACAGGATAAGGTTGAGAAAGCCGATTCCTGACCGTCTAGTCTCAGTTTTGGCGTCATCCAGCAGTCGCGCCCGGGCATGTGCTGGCCACCATTGATATGTCATATGATCAGAGGGAAAATCGACATTCATCCCAGATAAAAATGAGGGAAATCATACAATTATCATTCTAAAAATTCAGGGAAAATCGACAAATACCATCCATGACATAGAGGGAAATATGGAAGGCGACTCCTCGGATAACAGCCCGATATTCGAAAGGAAAGCTTATGCGGCCTTGAAAGAATGGAAAGAGAGGTCCAAAGGCAGTACCGCTATCCTTGTGGAAGGGGCAAGGCGCGTGGGAAAATCCACTTTGGTGGAGGAGTTCGCCCGCAAAGAATATCATTCGTATGTGCTGATCGATTTTTCGGAGGAGAACAAGCAGATCAACGCATTGTTCGATGATCTCAGCGATGTCGACCGTCTCCTGAGAGGGCTTCAGCTTCTTACCGGGGTGGAATTCAGAGAGCGCGACACAGCCATAATCTTCGATGAGGTCCAGAGATTTCCGAGGGCGAGAGAGTCGATAAGGGCGTTGATCAGGGACGGCAGATACGATTACATCGAGATCGGTTCTTTGATTTCCATCAGAAAAAATGTGAAGGATATCAGAATACCCAGCGAGGAAGAGAGGCTGAAACTGCATCCGATGGATTTCGAGGAATTTCTGTGGGCTTGCGGCAACCATTCTTACAGAATGTTGGAGCAGGATTTGGATGGGAGAAAGCCTCTGCCCGATTCGATCCATCACAAAATGATGGTCCGTTTCAATGAATATGTCGCGGTCGGGGGGATGCCCCAGGCTGTCAGATCATTCGTCGGCGGCAGAAGCTATCAGGAGATCGACAGGGTCAAGAGGGACATAATCGGCCTGTATATCGACGATTTCCGCAAGATCGATCCCACAGGTTCTCTTGGGCTGTATTTCATGTCTATCCCGTCTGAGCTTTCGCGCCAGAGCATGCGCTTCAGAATCAAAGGCAAGAGTATGAGAAGGGAGATCGGGCGCATATCGGAGATGGCCGATTCGCAGACGGTGCAGCGCAGCATGCATGTCGACGATCCCCGCATCGGATTGCCGATGACCCAGGAGTTGGAGTTCTTCAAATTGTATCTGGAAGATACCGGACTGTTCGTCACCCTCTGCTTTTACGACAGGGATTTCTCGTACAATTGGATATACTCCTCGTTGGTGAGGGGGAGGCTCCCGGCAAATCTCGGCTATGTGTATGAGAACGCGGTCGCCCAAGCTCTGACTGCGGCAGGATATAAGCTGTTCTACCATACTTTCCCCAAGAAGGATTCAAAGCATAATTATGAGGTTGATTTTTTGATCCCTTCCGGCAAGAAGGTCTGCCCCATAGAGGTGAAATCATCATCAGTTTCTTCTCACGCTTCCTTGGACGCTTTCATCGAGAGGCACAAAACCGATGTGGATCGTGGGATCGTGGTCTCCGGAAAGAATCTGAGGGAGGAAAACGGGATAGTCTATCTTCCCATATACATGACGTGTCTTATAGGCAGGCTGATGCGGCGACGGTACGGACAGCTTAAGGGGCCTGGGAGTCAGCTTGCTTTCATTTTCCATGGAGAATGCGATTATTATCGATCAGAGGTTTCCGATCCGGGAAATGTGATGACGAGAATCATGTCATGCCAATCGGTGTCCGAAGGTTTCCGTCCGCAGCATCAGCGATAGGATACCATAGATCACTATCTGCGAAACATATTATCGCACCATTGCATCCCGTCCAGGAGCAATGCACTGAAGCGGTGGCCAGAAGCATGAAGAACAGAGATCGCGAATTGAGCGATAGGGCAATCGCCGCCGTTGCCGAGATGTCTTCACGTTTGGAAGAAAAGGAATTCATCGATCCCGGCGGCTTTTCATCTCTGTCCAATGGTTATGCGCAATTGGACAGCGATATCCGCCGCAAGATGGGGAAGCTCACGTCGGCTTTGGGATTGATCAACAAGGAACTGAAGAAGAATCTCAACGCTTTCCGTGAGATCTACGATGATTATCCTGGGCTCCTCAGAAAGCATAACGAGGAACTCTTGCGGTCCGAATCCGTGGAAGTCGGCAAGCTCATCAATCCTCTGGAAGGCTATGATCTGGATGAGCAGCAGCTTGCCGCCATCGCATATGATGTCAGATCCAGGCTCGTCATCGCCGGTGCAGGGACGGGCAAGACTACCACCACGGTAGGTTTGGTGAAGCATCTTCTCAGATCTGGCAAGGCTCTTCCGGAGGAGATTCTAGCCCTTTCATTCACCAATGCCTCGGTGGACGATCTCAGGAAACGCATCATCGCGGAGGCCGGCCAGCGCGTGGACGTCTACACATTCCATCGTCTGGGGCTGAAGATAATCGCATCCTCCGAAGGCACCGTTCCAAAGGTCTCCAAAATCAAGGTCGATGAGTTCATCGCAGAGGAAATCAGACGCAGAAAAGGCGATGCCAGATTCATGCGCAATCTGAATGAATACATAGCATACGAATTCGAATCAGTCAAGGACGAGGGCAGGTTCGAAGACAGTTCGGAACTAATCGAGTACTTGAAGGAGAATCCGCTGATCACATTGAAAGGGGAGAGGGTCAAAAGCTTCGGGGAGGCCGATATCGCCAATTATCTGGCTATGAACGGGGTCCCGTACACCTACGAGGGATCATATCGCGTCGATACCGCCGATTCCAGATATGGTCAGTATCACCCGGATTTCCATATCGACGGTACTGACATCTACATCGAGTACTTCGGGACCGACCGCAACGGCAACGTCGCCAAATTTATGATAGACCGCGATCCTAATGCGGCTGATGAGTACAAGAGCGGAATAGAATGGAAGAGGCAGACCCATCGCAAGAACGGTACACATCTGATAGAGCTGTACGCATACGAGCGTTCTGAGGGGACGATCTTTGACAAACTCGAGTCCGAGCTCAGATCTTCGGGGATAGTTTTTGCGCCGGAACCTCCGGAATCGATATTCGACAGGGCCGTTAGATCGGACGGGAAGACGCTCAGATCTCTGGCGATGTCTTTTGCGACCGCCATCCTCCTCATAAAGGGATTCGGAAAACCTTGGGACGAGGTATATCCCAAGCCCGATCGCTTAAGCGATAGGAGGTCGCTGAAAAGGATGGAAGCAGTCCTCAAGCCGA is part of the Candidatus Methanomethylophilaceae archaeon genome and encodes:
- a CDS encoding formate/nitrite transporter family protein, giving the protein MEGSVSKCLVRAILAGVCISIGGCVYVGCEVKWVGAILFAVGLSTILLYGFDLYTGKVGYIVENDRSFIPKVALILVGNFIGTLAVGLMIPMEGAEALALRKLESFEFLPTLFKGVMCGMLMFIAADTYKHGKGLVPTFFCVPVFILAGFEHSIADMFYFCSGMVFNLDALAFILVVALGNAIGGMLIPLGRKYMYEKPGDGIQDKVEKADS
- a CDS encoding ATP-binding protein codes for the protein MKEWKERSKGSTAILVEGARRVGKSTLVEEFARKEYHSYVLIDFSEENKQINALFDDLSDVDRLLRGLQLLTGVEFRERDTAIIFDEVQRFPRARESIRALIRDGRYDYIEIGSLISIRKNVKDIRIPSEEERLKLHPMDFEEFLWACGNHSYRMLEQDLDGRKPLPDSIHHKMMVRFNEYVAVGGMPQAVRSFVGGRSYQEIDRVKRDIIGLYIDDFRKIDPTGSLGLYFMSIPSELSRQSMRFRIKGKSMRREIGRISEMADSQTVQRSMHVDDPRIGLPMTQELEFFKLYLEDTGLFVTLCFYDRDFSYNWIYSSLVRGRLPANLGYVYENAVAQALTAAGYKLFYHTFPKKDSKHNYEVDFLIPSGKKVCPIEVKSSSVSSHASLDAFIERHKTDVDRGIVVSGKNLREENGIVYLPIYMTCLIGRLMRRRYGQLKGPGSQLAFIFHGECDYYRSEVSDPGNVMTRIMSCQSVSEGFRPQHQR
- a CDS encoding UvrD-helicase domain-containing protein — protein: MKNRDRELSDRAIAAVAEMSSRLEEKEFIDPGGFSSLSNGYAQLDSDIRRKMGKLTSALGLINKELKKNLNAFREIYDDYPGLLRKHNEELLRSESVEVGKLINPLEGYDLDEQQLAAIAYDVRSRLVIAGAGTGKTTTTVGLVKHLLRSGKALPEEILALSFTNASVDDLRKRIIAEAGQRVDVYTFHRLGLKIIASSEGTVPKVSKIKVDEFIAEEIRRRKGDARFMRNLNEYIAYEFESVKDEGRFEDSSELIEYLKENPLITLKGERVKSFGEADIANYLAMNGVPYTYEGSYRVDTADSRYGQYHPDFHIDGTDIYIEYFGTDRNGNVAKFMIDRDPNAADEYKSGIEWKRQTHRKNGTHLIELYAYERSEGTIFDKLESELRSSGIVFAPEPPESIFDRAVRSDGKTLRSLAMSFATAILLIKGFGKPWDEVYPKPDRLSDRRSLKRMEAVLKPIYEAYQSALEKNGEIDFEDMLNMAASRVREGKFLHPYKYVIVDEYQDLSRSRYNLLSALRRSKDYRLFCVGDDWQSIYRFNGCDVSYILDFERYWGPSAICKIERTYRFSGDILRKSSEFVCRNSRQIRKNLVGMGGKDGKVYFISKDDDIQIREEIGRRLVLLENGKSVLFLGRYNHDVRLLSGGGFGWKQNISDSSKTISYDPRPDLDMKFMTIHSSKGLQADVVFSVNNRSGRYGFPSIREEPAVIPMLLVGENSQIDEERRLFYVAMTRAKEAVYIVSQNGHQSDFFKEMFPMGNVYGKKEGMTCPLCGGAMILKTNQNGHRFYGCSNYRSKGCRFTRGCEPFVHPKK